The Streptomyces sp. NBC_01363 region CAGATACGCGAGGCGCTCGCCCTCTCGGACGACGTACCCCTGGTGGAGTGCGACGCCCGGGACCGTTCGTCCAGCAAGTACGTACTGATCACGCTGGTCGAGTACCTCCACACCCTCTCGCAGGGCGGGGCTGCCGCCCGGTCCGCCGCCGCCCGTCCGGAGATCGCGCCGGAGAAGACCCCGGAGCCCACCCCGTGACCCAGCCCCCGGCGCCACCCGCAGGATGCCCCGTCTCCCAGGGCCGCGTGCCGCTCTCCGGCCCCCGGTTCCAGACCGATCCGACCGGGCTCTACCGGGACATGCGCCGCGACCACGGGTCCGTGGCGCCGGTCGTCCTCGACGGCGACATCCCCGCCTGGCTCGTGATCGGCTACCGCGAACTGCACCAGGTCACCGGCGACCCGGTGCTGTTCAGCCGCGACTCCGACCTGTGGAACCAGTGGGACCGTATCCCCGACGACTGGCCGCTGCTGCCGATGATCGGCCGCAAGCAGCCGTCGATCCTGTACACGGTCGGCCCCCGGCACACCGAGCGCGCCGCGATGATCAGCAACGCGCTGGAGGCCGTCGACCCGTTCGCGCTGAAGCGGTACGCGGAGGAGTTCGCCGACGGCCTCATCGACCGGTTCTGCGCGACCGGCGGCACCGAGATCATCGCCGAGTACGCGATGCTGCTGCCCGCCCTCGTCCTGGCGAAGATCTACGGCTTCAGCGACACCATCGGCGCGGCGCTGGTCGGCTCGCTCAACGACATGATCGACGGCCGGGAGCGGGCGCTGGCCGGTCAGCAGCACCTCGCCTCGTCCATGTTCCAGCTGCTGGCCGACAAGCACGCCGAGCCCGGCGACGACGTCGCCTCGCGGATGCTCGCCGACCGCGGCCACTTCACCGACGAGGAGGTCGCGCAGGACCTGATGGTCATGATGGCCGCGGGCCACCAGCCGACCGCCGACTGGATCGGCAACTCGCTGCGGCTGATGCTCACCGACGACCGGTTCGCCGCCTCCCTCTCGGGCGGCCGGCACAGCGTCGCCGAGGCCATGAACGAGGTCCTGTGGGAGGACACCCCGACGCAGAACGTCGCGGGACGCTGGGCCTCGCGCGACACCCGTCTCGGCGGCCGCCACATCCGGGCGGGCG contains the following coding sequences:
- a CDS encoding cytochrome P450, yielding MTQPPAPPAGCPVSQGRVPLSGPRFQTDPTGLYRDMRRDHGSVAPVVLDGDIPAWLVIGYRELHQVTGDPVLFSRDSDLWNQWDRIPDDWPLLPMIGRKQPSILYTVGPRHTERAAMISNALEAVDPFALKRYAEEFADGLIDRFCATGGTEIIAEYAMLLPALVLAKIYGFSDTIGAALVGSLNDMIDGRERALAGQQHLASSMFQLLADKHAEPGDDVASRMLADRGHFTDEEVAQDLMVMMAAGHQPTADWIGNSLRLMLTDDRFAASLSGGRHSVAEAMNEVLWEDTPTQNVAGRWASRDTRLGGRHIRAGDLLLLGIGAANADPQVRTDGSAMTGGNNAFLSFGHGEHRCPFTAQETAEVIARTGIEVLLDRLPDIDLAVPAGQLTRRPSPWLRGLTDLPLTFTPTLALGPTAETATGGQR